From a region of the Wenzhouxiangella sp. XN24 genome:
- a CDS encoding TonB-dependent receptor encodes MRVFVAVWLLAFSSIGFAAQYGPGDVAVFVFDRGLPAEGVTVELDGERLGETDELGALDLVVGAGAHEFTFSRSGRVVATVPFDLSARQSAEISVTLLGIGREPRVQLRQFEGAEGVATVGGTVYDPSGNPLGGATVSVPGQQAEALTADDGSFSLQMARGVFDLSIDHPEYPALTLPGVRALASVEGSLDIVLRSAATADGGIEELVVTGRYIPDTAIANERSAESVLDVITAKEISLAGDSTAADALQRVTGVTIQKDLPVVRGLNDRFSTTLLNGAEIPSPDPSRRAIGLDIFPTDLIGGISVQKTYTPDLPADFSAGAIRIETRGVPEEVEGSLSASVGYNTRSTTERGLIYQGGDRDDLGYDDGTRDIPNVAATLTNSGRTPLSALTPAQNEQVAESLPNNYNIMGSELDPDFGFAASLGGRADLGDVPVGARIALQYDNKWRFRRESRASFTNITSGGLFGEDSELQRTENTVTTGAMLGATAELDPRNTINLLSLLSRISVDGTFFEQGFNVSDSRDFRSLTLEWSESQLLSNQLSGSHELDWLGGFAADWQVSLSNAERDEPGTREYTYSRPAGSDEVYRLATGPGEAGLPPVWSWEFLDEDTLDAGLNLAFPAELFSNWTGEWKVGVGAVQRERDYEIVRWRFALAPGAGANDPFFFETFAFPSPEMILIPERIGPDGFQLVNASTAAAGGANADNYQGEHDILSTYLMGDFYIGSAYRLQAGARIEASDLSVTTSSLTTQGAVSEGRIDETDVLPAVNLTWFLNDESQLRMAASKTLNRPQFRELSPAPFRDPETRFEAVGNPNLDQAEILNFDLRYERYWSNDEGFTIAAFYKDFTDPIEVVTIGGGSDDRGVRSFANADGAELYGVEMDARYNFASLAPNTPFFSNMYIAGNLALIESEVEVSASDLGVSTNSKRRLQGQSPWVGNVTFGYSNPEREIDAVLLVNAFGERISEAGINGVPDAEEQTATQLDFNYRQAFFDNWMLGVKFRNLLDSKIEVQQGNTIQRSYRTGRTYSLSLDYRF; translated from the coding sequence ATGCGGGTATTCGTAGCAGTCTGGCTCCTTGCGTTTTCGAGCATCGGCTTCGCAGCGCAGTATGGTCCCGGCGACGTGGCTGTTTTCGTTTTCGACCGCGGTCTCCCTGCCGAAGGCGTGACCGTCGAGCTGGATGGCGAGCGGCTGGGCGAGACCGACGAGCTGGGCGCGCTCGATCTCGTCGTCGGCGCAGGCGCTCACGAGTTCACGTTCTCCCGATCCGGACGCGTCGTCGCAACCGTCCCGTTCGATCTGTCCGCACGCCAGTCCGCGGAGATCTCCGTCACGCTACTTGGGATCGGCCGCGAACCCCGTGTGCAGCTGCGCCAGTTCGAGGGAGCAGAAGGTGTCGCGACTGTCGGCGGAACCGTTTACGATCCTTCGGGGAACCCGCTCGGCGGCGCCACCGTCAGTGTGCCGGGCCAGCAGGCCGAGGCGCTGACCGCGGACGACGGCAGCTTCAGCCTGCAGATGGCGCGCGGTGTGTTCGACCTGAGCATCGACCATCCGGAGTATCCCGCCCTGACCTTGCCGGGCGTGCGCGCCCTCGCCAGCGTGGAGGGATCGCTCGATATCGTCCTTCGCTCTGCCGCGACCGCCGACGGCGGCATCGAGGAACTGGTGGTCACGGGTCGTTATATCCCGGACACGGCCATCGCCAACGAGCGCAGTGCCGAGTCCGTGCTCGACGTGATCACCGCGAAGGAGATTTCCCTGGCGGGCGATTCGACGGCTGCGGATGCCCTGCAACGCGTCACGGGTGTGACCATCCAGAAGGATCTTCCCGTCGTGCGCGGTCTCAATGACCGTTTCTCGACCACCTTGCTGAACGGCGCAGAGATTCCCAGCCCGGACCCGTCGCGACGCGCCATCGGCCTGGATATTTTTCCGACCGACCTGATCGGCGGGATCTCCGTGCAGAAGACCTACACGCCCGACCTGCCCGCCGATTTCTCGGCCGGCGCCATTCGCATCGAGACGCGTGGCGTCCCGGAAGAGGTCGAGGGAAGCCTGTCGGCCAGCGTCGGCTACAACACCCGATCCACCACCGAGCGTGGCCTGATCTACCAGGGCGGCGATCGTGACGATCTCGGTTACGACGACGGCACACGGGATATCCCGAATGTCGCCGCGACGTTGACCAACAGCGGCCGCACGCCGCTCAGCGCACTGACGCCGGCGCAGAACGAGCAGGTGGCCGAGTCGCTGCCGAACAACTACAACATCATGGGTTCGGAGCTCGATCCGGATTTCGGCTTCGCCGCCTCTCTCGGAGGCCGGGCGGATCTCGGTGATGTGCCGGTCGGCGCACGAATCGCATTGCAATACGACAACAAGTGGCGCTTCCGGCGCGAGTCCCGCGCCAGCTTCACCAACATCACCTCCGGCGGATTGTTCGGCGAGGACTCGGAGCTGCAGCGCACGGAGAACACCGTCACCACCGGTGCCATGCTCGGCGCGACCGCCGAACTGGATCCCCGGAACACCATCAACCTGCTGTCGCTGTTGTCACGAATCTCCGTAGACGGGACGTTCTTCGAGCAGGGATTCAACGTCAGCGATTCGCGGGATTTCCGCAGCCTGACGCTGGAATGGTCGGAATCCCAGCTGTTGTCCAACCAGCTCAGCGGCTCACACGAGCTGGACTGGCTCGGCGGCTTCGCCGCGGACTGGCAGGTGTCGCTCTCGAATGCCGAGCGTGACGAGCCCGGTACCCGCGAATACACCTACTCCCGTCCCGCCGGCAGCGATGAAGTCTACCGGTTGGCGACCGGGCCGGGCGAAGCCGGCCTGCCTCCGGTGTGGAGCTGGGAATTCCTGGACGAAGACACCCTCGATGCGGGTCTCAATCTCGCCTTCCCGGCCGAGTTGTTTTCGAACTGGACCGGCGAATGGAAGGTCGGCGTCGGCGCCGTGCAACGCGAGCGGGACTACGAAATCGTCCGCTGGCGCTTCGCCCTGGCGCCGGGCGCAGGAGCGAACGATCCGTTCTTCTTCGAGACGTTCGCCTTCCCCTCGCCCGAAATGATCCTGATCCCGGAACGCATCGGACCCGACGGCTTCCAGCTGGTGAATGCCAGCACCGCGGCCGCCGGCGGGGCCAACGCCGACAACTACCAGGGCGAGCACGACATCCTGTCGACTTACCTCATGGGTGACTTTTACATCGGCAGCGCCTATCGCCTCCAGGCCGGTGCCCGCATCGAAGCCTCGGACCTGTCGGTGACGACGAGCTCCCTGACCACCCAGGGCGCGGTCAGCGAGGGGCGGATCGACGAAACGGACGTGCTGCCGGCCGTCAACCTGACATGGTTCCTCAACGATGAGAGCCAGCTGCGCATGGCTGCCAGCAAGACGCTCAATCGCCCGCAGTTCCGTGAACTTTCGCCGGCGCCCTTCCGCGATCCCGAGACCCGTTTCGAGGCCGTCGGCAATCCGAATCTCGACCAGGCCGAGATCCTGAATTTCGACCTCCGTTACGAGCGTTACTGGTCGAACGACGAAGGCTTCACCATCGCGGCGTTCTACAAGGATTTCACCGATCCTATCGAGGTCGTGACCATCGGTGGTGGCTCCGACGATCGCGGTGTGCGTTCCTTCGCCAACGCCGACGGCGCGGAGCTCTACGGCGTGGAGATGGATGCCCGCTACAACTTCGCCAGCCTGGCCCCCAACACGCCGTTCTTCTCGAACATGTACATCGCCGGCAACCTGGCGTTGATCGAGTCCGAGGTCGAGGTCAGCGCGTCCGATCTCGGGGTCAGCACCAACAGCAAGCGCCGCCTCCAGGGGCAGTCGCCCTGGGTCGGCAACGTGACTTTCGGTTACAGCAACCCGGAGCGGGAAATCGACGCGGTGCTGCTGGTCAACGCCTTCGGTGAGCGCATCAGCGAGGCGGGGATCAACGGTGTCCCCGACGCCGAGGAACAGACGGCGACGCAGCTCGATTTCAACTATCGCCAGGCGTTTTTCGACAACTGGATGCTCGGCGTTAAGTTCCGCAACCTGCTCGACAGCAAGATCGAGGTCCAGCAGGGCAACACGATACAGCGCAGCTACCGCACCGGCCGGACTTATTCGCTGTCCCTGGACTACCGGTTCTAG
- a CDS encoding tetratricopeptide repeat protein — protein MTSNLSGILAGTRERTRTGAHVLALVIAATFGAGLSWAPAVEAQQPGAQKRESRATPAMRESVYRELSAAQTAADNGDATEAIRLLDRVQQRKDLNSYELAQLYNFYAFIYYSQDQYDKSVEAYRKLLAQPDIPEALEISTLYGIAQLSLVTEDYEGAAAYLERWFRLVPDAGPDAYVLLSQAYYQQGEHEKALRPLNTAMKLAREQGRPIKENWWLMSRALNFELGHYGRVVEALEALLTDYPRKEYWVQLAAMYGQTDQEKKQLVAYEIANEQGLLTQERELVLLAQLYLQQDVPYKAARVLEDGMENGRIEKKARNLRLLSQAWMLAQESDNAIEALRAAAASSDDPELYLRLAQQYAGLSQWQNALEAAETALEKNVEAKGETHMLMGMAQFNLDRLDQARRSFRAATGFERNAPSARQWIEYIDREQARKEQLARAR, from the coding sequence ATGACCAGCAACCTTTCCGGCATCCTGGCGGGCACGCGAGAACGGACGCGGACTGGGGCGCATGTGCTGGCGCTCGTGATTGCTGCGACGTTCGGCGCGGGACTGTCCTGGGCGCCCGCGGTCGAGGCGCAGCAGCCCGGCGCACAGAAGCGCGAGTCACGGGCCACGCCCGCCATGCGCGAGAGCGTCTATCGCGAACTGAGCGCGGCGCAGACGGCGGCCGACAACGGTGACGCGACGGAGGCGATCCGCCTGCTGGATCGTGTGCAGCAGCGCAAGGATCTCAACAGCTACGAGCTGGCCCAGCTCTACAATTTCTACGCCTTCATCTATTACTCCCAGGACCAGTACGACAAGAGCGTCGAGGCCTACCGCAAGCTGCTGGCGCAGCCCGACATCCCCGAGGCGCTGGAGATCAGCACGCTCTACGGCATCGCGCAGCTGTCGCTCGTGACCGAGGATTACGAGGGCGCCGCGGCTTACCTGGAGCGCTGGTTCCGGCTGGTTCCCGATGCGGGTCCGGACGCCTATGTGCTGTTGTCACAGGCCTACTACCAGCAGGGCGAGCACGAAAAAGCGCTGCGCCCGCTCAACACCGCGATGAAGCTCGCCCGCGAACAGGGCCGGCCCATCAAGGAGAACTGGTGGCTCATGTCGCGGGCGCTGAATTTCGAGCTGGGCCACTACGGTCGCGTGGTGGAGGCCCTCGAGGCGCTGCTGACGGACTACCCGCGGAAGGAATACTGGGTCCAGCTGGCCGCCATGTACGGTCAGACGGACCAGGAGAAGAAACAGCTCGTCGCCTACGAGATCGCCAACGAGCAGGGCCTCCTGACCCAGGAGCGGGAGCTCGTGCTGCTCGCCCAGCTCTATCTCCAGCAGGACGTGCCCTACAAGGCGGCGCGGGTGCTGGAGGACGGCATGGAGAACGGCCGCATCGAGAAAAAGGCACGGAACCTGCGGTTGTTGTCGCAGGCCTGGATGCTCGCGCAGGAAAGTGATAACGCCATCGAGGCCCTCAGAGCGGCGGCAGCCAGTTCAGACGATCCGGAGCTCTACCTGCGCCTCGCGCAGCAATACGCGGGGCTTTCGCAGTGGCAAAACGCGCTGGAAGCTGCCGAAACCGCACTGGAAAAAAACGTCGAAGCAAAAGGCGAAACGCACATGCTGATGGGCATGGCGCAATTCAACCTGGATCGTCTCGACCAGGCCCGCCGGAGCTTCCGCGCCGCGACCGGTTTCGAGCGCAACGCGCCGAGCGCGCGGCAATGGATCGAGTACATCGACCGGGAGCAGGCGCGCAAGGAACAGCTCGCGCGCGCGCGGTGA
- a CDS encoding energy transducer TonB translates to MLSRYAIAIPGGLLITFLLVFAMQALITMGNRDLDDSSVRHFVDFVQAQREEIVERKDRKPERPPEPTAPPPDQPQPRTDAIDPLSDSISIGAAPMSTDVQLGGIGLGGGDGDYLPIVKVAPVYPQRALSRGIEGWVVVEFTVTTAGTVRDVRVVQAEPPGMFDTAARDAALKFKYKPRVVDGEAIEVAGVQNRIVFKIEQ, encoded by the coding sequence ATGCTGTCGCGCTATGCCATCGCGATCCCCGGGGGACTGTTGATCACCTTCCTGCTGGTGTTTGCCATGCAGGCGCTGATCACCATGGGAAATCGCGACCTGGACGATTCGAGCGTCAGGCATTTCGTGGATTTCGTGCAGGCCCAGCGCGAGGAGATCGTCGAACGCAAGGATCGCAAGCCCGAGCGACCGCCCGAGCCGACGGCGCCCCCTCCGGACCAGCCGCAACCGCGCACCGATGCGATCGATCCGCTCTCGGACAGCATCAGCATCGGTGCCGCCCCCATGAGCACCGACGTGCAGCTCGGCGGCATCGGACTCGGGGGTGGTGATGGCGATTACCTGCCCATCGTCAAGGTGGCGCCCGTCTATCCGCAGCGTGCCCTGTCGCGCGGCATCGAGGGCTGGGTGGTGGTGGAATTCACGGTCACCACGGCGGGTACCGTCCGCGATGTTCGCGTCGTGCAGGCGGAGCCGCCCGGGATGTTCGATACGGCGGCACGGGACGCGGCCCTGAAATTCAAGTACAAGCCGCGCGTCGTGGACGGCGAGGCCATCGAAGTGGCCGGCGTCCAGAACCGCATCGTATTCAAGATCGAGCAATGA
- a CDS encoding biopolymer transporter ExbD, producing MRQPLGVLSRDEEEQEINITPMLDVVFIMLIFFIVTASFVKEAGIDVNKPDASTSVPKEKANILIAIDANDKIWIDRRMVDARAVRANIERLHAENPQGTVVIQADKDSRTEILVGVMDSARMAGVYDVAIAAPTSGE from the coding sequence ATGCGTCAGCCTCTCGGCGTCCTCAGCCGCGACGAAGAAGAACAGGAGATCAACATCACGCCGATGCTCGACGTGGTGTTCATCATGCTGATCTTCTTCATCGTCACGGCCTCTTTCGTCAAGGAGGCCGGCATCGACGTGAACAAGCCGGATGCCTCGACTTCCGTACCCAAGGAAAAGGCGAACATCCTCATCGCCATCGATGCCAACGACAAGATCTGGATCGACCGCCGCATGGTGGACGCGCGCGCCGTGCGCGCCAACATCGAGCGGCTGCACGCCGAGAATCCGCAGGGCACCGTGGTGATCCAGGCGGACAAGGACTCGCGCACCGAGATCCTGGTCGGCGTCATGGACTCGGCACGAATGGCCGGTGTCTATGATGTCGCGATCGCCGCACCGACGAGCGGGGAGTAG
- a CDS encoding MotA/TolQ/ExbB proton channel family protein, with amino-acid sequence MQGLFDQYAAIRDFLELGGDVLDLIVVVIFAMWVLILERIIFFSRQRRRLEQAVRQRWETRPERQSWNAKQVRDALVSRFKLQANAGIPLIKTMVALCPLLGLLGTVTGMIAVFEVMAVSGTGNARSMASGVAMATVPTMAGMVGALSGVFAGIMLSRKADRAVEKLRDSLTMDH; translated from the coding sequence ATGCAAGGACTCTTCGACCAGTACGCGGCGATCCGGGATTTCCTGGAGCTCGGCGGCGACGTCCTCGACCTGATCGTCGTGGTCATTTTCGCCATGTGGGTGTTGATTCTCGAGCGGATCATTTTCTTCAGCCGCCAGCGTCGCCGCCTGGAACAGGCCGTGCGCCAGCGCTGGGAGACGCGGCCCGAGCGGCAGTCCTGGAACGCCAAGCAGGTGCGCGACGCGCTGGTGTCGCGTTTCAAGCTGCAGGCGAATGCAGGTATCCCGCTCATCAAGACGATGGTCGCGCTGTGTCCCCTGCTGGGCCTGCTCGGCACGGTCACCGGGATGATCGCGGTCTTCGAGGTCATGGCCGTCTCGGGCACCGGCAATGCGCGCTCCATGGCGTCGGGCGTGGCGATGGCCACGGTGCCCACCATGGCGGGCATGGTCGGCGCGCTGTCCGGCGTCTTCGCCGGCATCATGTTGTCAAGAAAGGCGGATCGCGCGGTCGAGAAACTGCGCGACAGCCTCACCATGGATCACTAG